From the genome of Cryptococcus depauperatus CBS 7841 chromosome 1, complete sequence, one region includes:
- a CDS encoding OPT family small oligopeptide transporter, which produces MSSTNDLPLSPRRPRTQRPDTAASGISEDDLPRQQFFPEGSSDEDGEGEDDDKDDDVFAFSRPVTAGQPSGPTLAGYGTAPVVARPTTARPVGAEDVSADIGTSTGPGTSSYGVTPLRITYQSVNVNKDTVPTPTGVIDIGGHLPENKYDRENPPPFSGKNNPNNSSFAFVMGGRGHLGKRPRTGQSFLEKLRRREGRKPWETSVTMTRGLNVADDEFSISDATSYAGGSEYDQYSVTGRPRNHDKNVMSVSYVSEAQVPSDGGDINKTYTNRGLSRASIGLTELTGEMTVPDGKTTWGNGMLGAKSDDHSMADIEMDMIDEDSPYPEVRASVSNIDDLDMPALTIRAWVLGLFFTVLSSAFNTYFHFRTPAPYISPLIVHLNPGPFNIKEHTIIVMMANVAIGPAYALYAIVSSELYYHHSFGFGFAIMFLFATQMTGFTMAGICRRFVVWPASMIWPANLVVATNLNTFHAEEDGFTSGMSRFKFLILCGCGAFVWYFFPGFLFTALSYFSWVCWIAPNNNIVNELFGVSTGLGMSILTFDWTQITWIGNPLTTPWWAEVNIGLGFLLFYWILTPILYYNNVWQTAYLPISVIQAADRFGSAYNIFNILTLDITLNKTAYAEYSPVYLSASFSVTFMVAFALSTAIIVHTILYHGPRIYRAIINVKTEVDDIHLKLMKMYPEVPDWWFLALFVFVFVMAVIALEVYHTGLPIWGYVISILLPFVYVIPAAFIYAMTSQQVAINLLAELVPGYIFQGQPLPGMIFKVFSVQTIVEALSFIQDQKLGHYMKVPPRATFIAQLSATGVACFVQSGVKELLFHIVKDICQAGQKSLLTCASTKTFFTSSIIWGLIGPQRLFSKGSLYYPQVYALLLGALLPIPLWIWVRKYPRSIFRNMNFPVMFSGALAIPPASGINYASWILTGFIFQFWLRRRRFAWWSKYNYVLSAALDVGTAISAIVLFLFLGLPGASLNWWGTNVHKKTVDWNGDGATFKIAPPEGFGPNTWKV; this is translated from the exons ATGTCCTCAACAAATGATTTGCCTCTCTCACCTCGGCGGCCACGTACTCAACGGCCAGATACGGCCGCGTCTGGTATCAGTGAGGATGATTTGCCGCGCCAGCAATTCTTTCCTGAAGGCAGtagtgatgaagatggcgagggagaggatgatgatAAGGATGACGATGTCTTTGCGTTTAGTCGGCCAGTGACAGCGGGACAACCCAGTGGACCGACGCTAGCAGGATACGGTACAGCACCAGTTGTAGCAAGACCTACTACTGCTAGGCCTGTCGGCGCGGAGGATGTCTCTGCGGATATCGGTACCAGTACCGGTCCTGGCACCTCGTCTTACGGTGTTACGCCGTTGCGTATCACATATCAGTCGGTCAATGTGAACAAAGACACCGTGCCTACGCCTACTGGTGTCATTGATATCGGCGGACATCTTCCAGAAAACAAGTATGACAGGGAGAATCCTCCTCCGTTTAGCGGAAAAAACAATCCCAACAATTCAAGCTTTGCGTTCGTTATGGGCGGACGAGGTCATTTAGGAAAACGACCCAGGACTGGACAGAGTTTTCTTGAAAAACTCCGGCGTCGAGAGGGACGAAAGCCATGGGAGACTAGTGTGACTATGACAAGAGGTCTCAATGTCGCGGACGATGAGTTTTCAATCTCGGATGCCACGTCGTATGCCGGTGGAAGCGAATATGACCAGTATTCAGTCACCGGTCGGCCACGAAACCACGACAAGAATGTAATGTCTGTATCTTATGTCTCAGAAGCCCAGGTCCCGAGCGACGGCGGCGATATAAACAAGACTTATACAAACAGAGGACTCAGCAGAGCAAGCATTGGTTTGACTGAGTTGACAGGCGAGATGACCGTTCCCGATGGCAAGACAACGTGGGGCAATGGAATGTTGGGAGCAAAGAGTGATGATCACAGTATGGCTGATATTGAGATGGATATGATTGATGAGGACAGTCCGTATCCTGAGGTGCGCGCATCTGTGTCAAATATCGACGATCTAGATATGCCTG CACTCACCATCCGGGCCTGGGTTTTGGGTTTGTTTTTTACTGTCCTTTCATCAGCATTTAATACCTACTTTCACTTTCGTACGCCTGCTCCTTACATCTCTCCTCTTATCGTCCA TTTAAATCCTGGTCCGTTCAACATTAAGGAACACACCATCATCGTCATGATGGCCAATGTTGCCATTGGACCCGCTTATGCCCTCTATGCCATTGTCTCAAGTGAATTGTATTACCACCATTCTTTTGGGTTCGGCTTTGCCATCATGTTCCTTTTCGCTACGCAGATGACTGGCTTCACTATGGCTGGAATCTGCAGACGATTTGTGGTTTGGCCAGCGTCCATGATTTGGCCAGCCAACTTGGTTGTCGCCACTAACTTGAACACTTTTCAtgcagaagaagacggtTTTACTAGCGGGATGAGTAGGTTCAAATTTTTGATTCTCTGTGGATGTGGCGCTTTCGTATGGTATTTTTTCCCAG GTTTCCTTTTTACCGCTTTGTCTTACTTTTCATGGGTTTGTTGGATTGCACCAAACAACAACATCGTCAATGAACTTTTCGGCGTTTCTACGGGTCTAGGAATGAgtatattgacatttgatTGGACTCAAATCACCTGGATAGGAAACCCGCTTACCACTCCTTGGTGGGCTGAAGTAAACATTGGTCTCggttttcttttattttactGGATCCTTACTCCTATACTTTACTACAACAAC GTTTGGCAAACAGCATACCTCCCTATCAGTGTCATACAAGCGGCTGACCGCTTTGGATCGGCCTacaacatcttcaacattcttACATTAGACATTACTCTCAACAAGACCGCTTACGCCGAGTACTCGCCAGTCTATTTGTCGGCATCCTTCTCGGTTACCTTTATGGTTGCTTTTGCGCTTTCAACAGCAATTATCGTCCATACAATCCTCTATCATGGACCGCGCATCTACCGGGCGATAATCAACGTTAAAACAGAGGTCGATGACATACATCTCAAACTAATGAAGATGTACCCCGAAGTCCCTGACTGGTGGTTCCTAGCTCTTTTTGTGTTTGTGTTTGTCATGGCTGTCATAGCTCTTGAAGTTTACCACACGGGGCTTCCAATATGGGGATATGTGATCAGTATCCTCTTGCCCTTTGTGTATGTCATACCAGCAGCGTTCATTTATGCCATGACGTCGCAACAAGTGGCGATCAATCTTTTGGCAGAACTGGTTCCCGGGTACATCTTCCAGGGTCAACCTCTTCCTGGCATG ATATTCAAAGTATTCTCCGTGCAGACTATTGTTGAAGCTTTATCATTTATTCAGGATCAAAAGCTCGGTCATTATATGAAGGTTCCTCCACGAGCCACCTTTATCGCTCAGCTTTCAGCTACAGGTGTGGCTTGTTTTGTACAGAGTGGAGTAAAAGAACTATTATTTCATATTGTCAAGGACATATGCCAAGCTGGGCagaagagtttgttgaCTTGTGCCTCGACCAAGACCTTCTTCACCTCCTCCATTATTTG GGGTTTGATTGGTCCCCAACGACTTTTTAGCAAAGGTTCGTTGTATTATCCTCAAGTTTATGCTCTTTTATTAGGCGCGCTCTTGCCTATTCCTCTGTGGATCTGGGTCCGCAAATATCCTCGATCCATCTTTCGCAACATGAACTTCCCTGTCATGTTTAGCGGCGCGTTGGCCATCCCTCCTGCGAGTGGTATCAACTATGCCAGTTGGATCTTGACTGgattcatctttcaattttGGCTTCgacgaagaagatttgCATGGTGGTCCAAG TACAATTATGTGCTCTCCGCTGCTTTGGACGTTGGGACTGCCATCTCAGCCATTGTTCTATTTCTATTTCTAGGTTTGCCTGGTGCGTCGTTGAATTGGTGGGGTACAAATGTACATAAAAAAA CTGTTGATTGGAATGGAGATGGAGCAACTTTCAAGATTGCTCCTCCTGAAGGGTTTGGTCCGAACACTTGGAAGGTATAG
- a CDS encoding riboflavin synthase, alpha subunit, producing the protein MFTGLVEHVATISSISPIVEGYSFTLSDSAPILSDCHIGDSICINGACLTVTSFDHDAFSVGLAPETLRRTNLGELKVGNKVNCERAMAGHTRFGGHMVQGHVDSIATIISKTPDGDSIRYTFQFPESTTLQPYIIEKGYVAIDGASLTITEVNDKERSFGIMLIAHSQKRLTLTDKQIGEKVNVEVDCVGKYVLGSTERIEGIVERIVEKKLQSKGL; encoded by the exons ATGTTTACAGGTCTT GTCGAGCATGTCGCTACAATCTCGTCCATCTCGCCTATAGTGGAGGGCTATTCCTTCACTCTTTCTGATTCTGCTCCAATACTTTCTGATTGTCATATCGGTGACTCCATCTGTATTAACGGAGCTTGCCTCACAGTTACCTCTTTCGATCATGATGCGTTCTCTGTAGGTCTCGCTCCCGAAACGCTGAGAAGGACCAATCTGGGAGAGCTTAAAGTTGGGAACAAAGTCAATTGTGAGAGAGCCATGGCTGGACATACCAGATTTGGAGGACATATGGTTCAA GGACATGTGGATAGCATAGCTACAATCATCTCCAAAACGCCTGACGGAGATTCCATTCGATACACTTTTCAGTTTCCAGAATCAACCACGCTTCAGCCATACATTATTGAAAAAGGATATGTCGCTATTGACGGTGCTTCGTTAACAATCACTGAAGTGAATGACAAGGAGCGATCTTTCGGGATCATGCTTATCGCACATAGTCAGAAAAGGTTGACACTCACAGATAAGCAAATCGGAGAGAAGGTTAATGTTGAAGTTGATTGCGTTGGAAAATATGTCTTGGGAAGTACTGAGAGAATAGAAGGAATTGTTGAGAGAattgttgagaaaaaaCTCCAAAGTAAAGGTCTTTAA